In Nostoc sp. GT001, a genomic segment contains:
- a CDS encoding methyltransferase domain-containing protein — MQIHQVIETYDQGSVDYDAIMKRYWHIEREPLIASLQLKPGQTVLDAAVGTGLNLPAYPEGVSVVGVDLSEKMMDEARKKRVSADITFKVSDLCNLDFPDNSFDAAASGFTLCVVSDPVRALAEILRVTKPGALIAILDYCKSQDPEIQKWQELIADSSSQLGFPTGKIKWDALMDYDELIYNSKLPIEVLADDRIENPNPFLCGCQLLLRNSKA, encoded by the coding sequence ATGCAAATACATCAGGTGATTGAAACCTACGATCAGGGATCGGTGGATTATGACGCAATTATGAAGCGTTACTGGCACATCGAGCGCGAACCCTTAATTGCTTCCTTGCAGCTAAAACCAGGACAAACCGTATTGGATGCTGCGGTAGGAACTGGTCTTAATCTTCCAGCCTATCCTGAAGGTGTAAGTGTCGTTGGTGTCGATCTTTCTGAGAAGATGATGGATGAAGCACGTAAAAAGCGCGTATCCGCAGACATCACCTTCAAAGTATCGGATCTCTGCAATCTTGATTTTCCTGATAATAGTTTTGATGCAGCAGCATCAGGATTTACCCTCTGTGTCGTTAGCGATCCAGTCCGCGCCCTTGCAGAGATACTGCGAGTTACTAAGCCTGGTGCCTTGATTGCCATTCTTGATTACTGCAAATCGCAAGATCCAGAAATTCAGAAATGGCAAGAGTTAATAGCTGATAGTTCTTCACAGCTAGGCTTCCCAACTGGTAAAATCAAGTGGGATGCATTGATGGATTATGATGAATTGATTTACAACAGCAAGCTCCCCATTGAAGTGCTTGCAGACGATCGCATCGAAAATCCAAACCCGTTTTTATGTGGTTGTCAATTACTGCTTAGAAACTCAAAAGCTTAA
- a CDS encoding DUF2267 domain-containing protein: protein MPDQSFRTNIPEVDPTEIEDNRTAIADEHRSFLEKVQVKAGFADPYDARDFTEVVFRVMRDLMTTEASDRVEAELHIEAVPTDEKALQFEVSDLWKDTNPIVGFLSRVRPPWKGLGIFNIDSDRFLFRVANESGMPRSVEREQAVKAVFSATKDELSEERIQEIASWLPDYVRQLWEQA, encoded by the coding sequence ATGCCCGATCAAAGTTTTAGAACAAACATTCCAGAAGTTGACCCAACGGAGATTGAAGATAATCGAACTGCGATCGCAGACGAACATCGCTCATTTCTAGAAAAAGTCCAGGTCAAAGCTGGATTTGCAGATCCTTATGATGCAAGAGACTTTACCGAAGTTGTGTTTCGCGTGATGCGCGACTTAATGACCACAGAAGCTAGCGATCGCGTCGAGGCAGAACTGCATATAGAGGCAGTGCCTACCGATGAGAAAGCACTCCAGTTTGAAGTGTCCGATCTCTGGAAAGACACCAACCCCATTGTGGGATTTTTGAGCCGGGTTCGTCCACCCTGGAAAGGCCTGGGTATCTTTAATATCGATTCCGATCGCTTCTTGTTCCGAGTTGCTAATGAAAGTGGAATGCCGCGATCGGTCGAACGAGAGCAAGCCGTTAAAGCAGTGTTTTCTGCCACCAAAGACGAACTTTCCGAGGAGCGGATTCAGGAAATTGCTAGCTGGCTACCTGATTATGTACGTCAGCTTTGGGAACAAGCTTAA
- a CDS encoding dienelactone hydrolase family protein: MLETTNIEIHTSYIKVPNNGLEIDAYLAQPAQNGTFGAVIVFPEIFGINSNIRDITELIAKQGYVAIAPAMYQRTAPGFEADFSPEDVGYSPEAYRLGLEYYQQVKYQEIFSDIQATITYLKTLPNVKDDAIGVIGFCFGGHVAYMAATLPDIKATASFYGGGITTASYGEETPTINRTSEIKGNIYAFFGTRDALVSQEENEQIEAELKKHQINHRVFRYDAGHGFFAGFFKDKYPFLAQHPSYNPEAAPDAWQHVLELFQKHL; encoded by the coding sequence ATGCTAGAAACAACAAACATCGAAATTCACACTTCCTATATCAAAGTTCCTAACAATGGCTTAGAAATCGATGCTTACTTAGCTCAACCAGCACAAAATGGAACCTTTGGCGCAGTTATAGTTTTTCCAGAAATTTTTGGAATCAACAGTAATATTCGGGATATCACCGAACTAATCGCTAAACAAGGTTATGTAGCGATCGCCCCAGCCATGTATCAACGTACTGCTCCCGGTTTTGAAGCTGACTTTAGTCCAGAAGATGTTGGCTATAGCCCAGAAGCTTATCGATTGGGCTTGGAATACTATCAACAAGTAAAATATCAAGAGATATTCAGCGATATTCAAGCTACCATTACTTATCTCAAAACTTTACCCAATGTCAAAGATGATGCCATCGGTGTGATTGGTTTCTGTTTTGGCGGTCATGTTGCTTATATGGCTGCAACTTTACCGGATATCAAAGCCACAGCTTCGTTTTATGGTGGCGGAATTACCACTGCTAGCTATGGTGAAGAGACTCCAACTATTAATCGTACTTCAGAAATTAAAGGTAATATTTATGCATTTTTTGGTACAAGAGATGCATTAGTTTCTCAAGAAGAAAACGAGCAAATTGAAGCAGAATTAAAGAAACATCAAATCAATCATCGTGTATTTCGATACGACGCTGGACACGGATTCTTTGCCGGATTCTTTAAAGACAAGTACCCATTTTTAGCCCAGCACCCAAGTTATAACCCAGAAGCGGCTCCTGATGCTTGGCAACATGTTTTAGAACTGTTTCAAAAGCACTTGTAA